The following coding sequences are from one Hydra vulgaris chromosome 04, alternate assembly HydraT2T_AEP window:
- the LOC136079211 gene encoding uncharacterized protein LOC136079211, translating into MTLFQVNLVCKKMQSPDYDLSTAQTEIDQLLKYFNDFRDKGIKDAKLFAMEIAEEFEVSPQFEAENTVRPRKKKTLFSYESADEPILNPETQYVMEVFYILVDQVLSSLTSQFNQLKELSEFFGLLYKIPEVTQNTEALKKHSKDLEVAITEDGHSDVILNQLFDKIKAIYIIALRILLTLSLTVASAERSFSKPKLIKTYLRSNMSQCRLTGLAEISIEIDELKNIDISALVETFANIKARKVKFQ; encoded by the exons ATGACAttatttcaagtaaatttgGTCTGCAAAAAAATGCAGTCTCCAGACTATGATCTATCAACAGCACAAACCGAAATTGACCAACTACTCAAGTATTTTAATGACTTTCGTGATAAAGGAATTAAGGATGCCAAACTTTTTGCTATGGAAATTGCAGAAGAATTTGAAGTAAGTCCTCAGTTTGAAGCTGAAAACACAGTTCGTCCCCGaaagaaaaaaactcttttttccTATGAATCTGCAGATGAACCAATTTTAAATCCAGAAACACAGTATGTGATGGAAGTTTTCTATATACTGGTAGATCAAGTGCTATCATCTTTAACAAGTCAATTTAATCAACTGAAAGAACTTTCTGAGTTTTTTGGACTCTTATATAAAATTCCAGAAGTCACCCAAAATACTGAAGCACTTAAAAAACATAGCAAGGATTTAGAGGTTGCCATAACTGAAGATGGACATTCAGATgtgattttaaatcaattatttgataaaatcaaAGCAATATACA TTATAGCATTGCGAATTTTATTGACATTGTCACTTACTGTTGCTTCCGCAGAAAGAAGTTTCTCAAAacctaaattaattaaaacctaCTTAAGGTCAAATATGTCACAGTGCAGGCTTACAGGCTTGGCTGAGATATCAATTGAAATTGACGAGTTAAAGAACATAGATATTAGTGCATTAGTTGAAACATTTGCTAATATTAAAGCTCGTAAAGTCAAGTTTCAATGA
- the LOC136079212 gene encoding uncharacterized protein LOC136079212 gives MMKKVTSKQDDVRKRVYEFIEINPELSKNAIVNHFMMESILRSTLYNILKRKDNNILPERQVGSGRKAVKMRKKKIKQLEKKIDHQHGISQRSLAKKFNVNQSYIRKTIKQKTIFHYHKKINAPKRTPEQQFLVRPKCSKLVEIFRKKQVIIDDESYFGLSNCNISGNSGFYSSDVTTTPNDVKLKRKSKFEQKLMVWVAISPKGLSKHFVAPSGQAVNENVYIDKCLRSCLLPFIETVHKDDKIVFWLDLASSHYSKKVQEFLRSKNVEYVPRSQNIANVPELRPIEDFWNEIKREVYANCWEAKNLIQLRNRINY, from the coding sequence ATGATgaaaaaagttacttcgaagcaAGATGACGTAAGAAAGCGAGTGTACGAGTTTATTGAAATTAACCCAGAACTTTCCAAAAACGCAATTGTAAATCATTTTATGATGGAAAGTATTCTAAGATCTACGCTCTACAATATTCTAAAACGAAAAGACAACAACATATTACCCGAACGACAAGTTGGAAGCGGTAGGAAAGCAGTTAAGATGAGAAAAAAGAAGATCAaacaattggaaaaaaaaatcgacCATCAACATGGAATTAGTCAACGTTCTCTTGCTAAAAAATTCAATGTCAATCAATCATACATACGCAAAACGATAAAGCAGAAGACAATCTttcattatcataaaaaaattaatgctccAAAAAGAACTCCTGAACAACAATTTCTTGTTCGTCCAAAGTGCTCTAAATTGGTTgaaatttttcgaaaaaaacaggTGATCATTGACGATGAATCATATTTTGGATTAAGTAATTGTAATATTTCAGGAAACAGTGGATTTTATTCATCAGATGTTACTACGACACCAAATgatgttaaattaaaaagaaaatcaaaatttgaacaaaaattaatgGTTTGGGTTGCAATTTCTCCAAAGGGATTGTCAAAGCATTTTGTTGCACCTTCCGGTCAAGCTGTCAATGAAAATGTGTACATAGACAAGTGTTTGAGATCATGTTTGCTCCCATTTATAGAGACTGTTCATAAAGatgataaaatagttttttggcTTGACCTTGCATCATCTCACTACtcaaaaaaagttcaagaaTTTTTGAGGTCCAAAAATGTCGAATATGTGCCCAGAAGTCAAAATATTGCAAACGTACCAGAATTGCGACCTATTGAAGATTTTTGGAATGAAATCAAGAGAGAAGTATATGCTAATTGTTGGGAAGCTAAAAATTTGATCCAACTGAGGAATCGTATCAACTACTGA
- the LOC136079213 gene encoding uncharacterized protein LOC136079213 encodes MLYKVDGFATRMKKNEIINECNLKKIKLEVECWQSILKRIISVIKFLASHNLAFQGHTDKLFSKGNGTFLGLIEMISEFDPILQEHLRKIKSHVVSDHYLGKNIQNQIIQLLGSKIKKSIILNCQNAKYYSIIMDCTTDVTHQEQLTLVLRFYNCRLFAVSVFGLVQEVYNFFSGSNIRWAILMKSVQTLTLKPLSDTRWESRVESLKTLKYEYSKVYDVANSSEYDTSTKFQANNM; translated from the coding sequence ATGCTTTATAAAGTGGATGGGTTTGCTACAAGAATGAAGAAAAATGAGATTATCAATGAatgcaacttaaaaaaaatcaaattagaagTTGAGTGTTGGCAAAGCATTTTGAAGAGAATAATTTCAGTTATAAAATTTCTTGCCTCTCACAATTTAGCATTCCAAGGACACActgataaattattttctaaaggCAATGGAACTTTTTTGGGCTTGATTGAAATGATTTCAGAATTTGATCCAATACTTCAAGAGCAtctaagaaaaattaaatcacaCGTAGTAAGTGATCACTATCTTggcaaaaacattcaaaaccaAATTATTCAACTTTTGGGTTCAAAGATAAAGaaatctataattttaaattgtcagaatgcaaaatattattcaataattatGGATTGCACTACAGACGTAACTCATCAAGAACAATTAACCCTAGTTCTTAGATTTTACAACTGCAGGCTATTTGCAGTGTCAGTTTTTGGTTTGGTACAAGAAGTCTATAACTTTTTCTCAGGTTCTAATATCAGATGGGCCATTTTAATGAAATCAGTGCAAACTTTGACTTTGAAGCCACTGTCTGATACTCGATGGGAGTCTCGAGTGGAAAGCTTAAAGacattaaaatatgaatattccAAAGTTTATGATGTTGCTAACAGTTCAGAGTATGATACATCTACCAAATTTCAGGCAAATAACATGTGA
- the LOC136079214 gene encoding uncharacterized protein LOC136079214, with product MIIESFFSNRSIKVVLDGQHFSSYPVTSGVIQGSIFDPILFLIYINNFPDILSSKVALFADDTTIYSCRDKKPTPSDCLEGAFELEKDLTSATAWGSQWLSPTLIDINIIVLIKFLKSSISILSSFRFFRSSSLIHQKSVAKKISRLLKRVLSAEGKCKNANKNKEYLDNNFEHLFDLSSCGCGLPVVACNNRSVKCKNPLDCKTTHFACLCESGKKVPPLDREYLKDQKSKIGITGRFQIGTVDKKTAAREKRKQERETNKQIKRCIKLPAAEIQCDSNLDTELFDNNNKFESDPDFSITVPVEKNYTHLTNLAKAAIRFEISDAATAALATAVLIDYGIVK from the exons ATGATTATTGAGTCCTTCTTTTCCAATCgaagtataaaagttgtcctcgatggacagcattTCTCTTCGTATCCAGTTACTTCAGGGGTTATTCAAGGTTCAATCTTtgaccctatactctttttaatttacattaacaattttccagatattctctcatctaaggtggcattgtttgctgatgacactaccatttattcttgtcgtGATAAGAAACCAACACCCTCTGATTGcctggagggggcatttgagcttgaaaaggatctcacttctgctacagcatggggctcacagtggctg TCACCTACCTTAATCGATATTAACATTATTGTCTTGATTAAGTTTCTGAAGTCTTCTATAAGTATATTGTCttcatttagattttttagatcTTCATCTTTGATCCACCAGAAGTCAGTAGCCAAAAAAATCTCTAGACTTCTTAAGAGAGTTTTATCTGCTGAAGGAAAATgcaaaaatgcaaacaaaaacaagGAATATCTTGATAACAACTTTGAGCATTTGTTTGATTTGTCTTCTTGTGGTTGTGGACTTCCAGTAGTAGCTTGCAATAATAG aTCTGTTAAGTGTAAGAATCCTTTGGATTGCAAAACAACACACTTTGCTTGTCTCTGTGAAAGCGGCAAaaag gtACCACCATTGGATAGAGAATATTTAAAAgatcaaaaatctaaaattggAATAACAGGAAGATTTCAAATTGGTACAGTAGATAAAAAAACAGCTGCGAGAGAAAAAAGAAAGCAAGAGAGAGAAACTAACAAGCAGATAAAAAGATGTATTAAGTTGCCTGCTGCGGAAATTCAATGTGATTCCAATCTGGATACTGAGTTAtttgataacaataataaatttgaatctGATCCAGACTTTTCTATAACCGTGccagttgaaaaaaattatactcaTTTAACAAATTTGGCAAAAGCTGCTATACGGTTTGAAATTAGCGATGCTGCAACAGCTGCATTGGCAACAGCTGTATTAATAGACTATggtattgtaaaataa